In the genome of Massilibacillus massiliensis, one region contains:
- a CDS encoding xylulokinase, giving the protein MKEGMLLGIDAGTSSVKTSLFTVQGKLIRELSFPVDVLNPTNDQAEIDVELLFRNLLKTIKEIVVDVEDQVQAIGLSVTSPTLIFLDRDLRAIRPGIVYLDNRSIKEVEQGVEKFGGSNMYFARVGNNPSPSTCVAATINWIRSNEPNTWNETVKFGFLNTYLGAQLTGNIAVDPTVSSYSGLMRVRNPYVWEPKFLEIFDIDDDYLPEILQSFGKVGGLKKAVAELLGLREGIPVAIGAADTAATSFALGVNQHGNVFQSMGTSEVITFCLNTPNFSPAFMNRGHVIPGLWLSNGAMSTAGASIKWVMKNVFSDFSSEEDLESLARSSPRGANGLVFLPYLCGERSPVFDTRACGMFFGLNINTCKADIVRAVYEGVAYGMQQIYKIGSDRWDISPEYIKCVGGASKSALAIQLRADVLNTQIRTIESSNTAAYGAAMLGAMAAGIYTEIEDVPCIESYGRVVEADADNVTFFDKHSSIYRQLYPNLKELMRKQYDFLNGEIPKSV; this is encoded by the coding sequence GTGAAAGAAGGCATGTTGTTAGGCATTGATGCAGGTACTAGCAGCGTAAAAACAAGTTTGTTTACTGTACAGGGGAAGTTAATCAGAGAGCTGTCTTTTCCTGTGGATGTCTTAAACCCTACCAATGATCAGGCTGAAATCGATGTAGAACTTCTTTTCCGAAATTTGCTGAAGACAATCAAGGAGATTGTCGTGGATGTCGAAGACCAAGTACAAGCAATTGGTCTAAGTGTAACTTCACCCACTTTAATTTTCCTAGATCGGGATTTGCGGGCAATTCGTCCAGGGATCGTTTATCTTGATAATCGAAGTATCAAAGAAGTTGAGCAAGGGGTTGAAAAGTTTGGCGGCAGTAATATGTATTTTGCCAGAGTTGGAAATAATCCGAGTCCGTCTACTTGCGTGGCGGCAACGATCAATTGGATACGAAGTAATGAACCAAATACTTGGAATGAAACGGTTAAATTTGGCTTTTTAAATACGTATTTAGGCGCGCAGCTTACAGGAAATATTGCGGTAGATCCGACGGTTTCTTCCTACTCAGGTTTAATGAGAGTCAGAAATCCGTATGTTTGGGAACCTAAATTTTTAGAAATTTTTGATATTGATGACGATTATTTGCCGGAGATATTACAATCATTCGGCAAGGTTGGCGGTTTAAAGAAAGCAGTTGCCGAGTTATTAGGATTGCGAGAGGGAATTCCGGTTGCGATCGGTGCTGCAGATACTGCAGCGACGAGTTTTGCCCTAGGAGTAAATCAACATGGCAATGTTTTTCAAAGTATGGGAACTTCTGAGGTCATCACGTTTTGCTTAAATACGCCTAACTTTAGTCCGGCATTTATGAACCGAGGCCATGTAATTCCAGGCTTATGGTTATCGAATGGTGCAATGAGTACGGCAGGTGCTTCGATTAAATGGGTAATGAAAAATGTCTTTTCGGATTTTTCATCCGAGGAAGATTTGGAAAGTCTTGCACGATCGTCGCCGCGGGGGGCAAATGGATTGGTTTTTCTTCCTTATTTATGCGGTGAAAGAAGTCCGGTATTCGATACACGCGCATGTGGTATGTTCTTTGGTCTCAATATCAATACTTGTAAAGCGGATATCGTACGTGCGGTTTATGAAGGCGTTGCTTATGGGATGCAACAGATTTATAAAATCGGCAGCGATCGCTGGGATATTTCTCCCGAGTATATAAAATGTGTCGGTGGTGCTTCAAAGAGTGCATTGGCAATCCAGCTTAGGGCTGACGTGTTGAATACGCAGATTCGGACGATTGAATCAAGTAATACGGCAGCGTATGGAGCCGCGATGCTCGGTGCAATGGCAGCAGGAATTTATACGGAAATCGAAGATGTTCCATGTATTGAAAGTTATGGGAGAGTGGTTGAAGCAGATGCTGATAATGTAACTTTTTTTGATAAACATAGTTCTATTTATCGTCAGTTATATCCAAATTTAAAAGAGCTGATGAGAAAACAATATGATTTTCTCAATGGTGAAATTCCGAAATCTGTTTGA
- a CDS encoding MFS transporter — MSEISNDSKINTAAQTVQLKTHFRWVIMGIIFVTYAINYMDRTNIGVVLPFISEDFGLSNFEAGALASTFFLGYAASQIPAGFFFSKFGTRGLVSLSILGFSLCTYLIGTASSPFMIKVYRFLLGVSEGPTPVGCVSTINNWFPAKEKGTATGLYIASTMFAPILVPPLVVWIALEYGWRSVFFWFAIPGLVMAVIWYLFVKSSPEKSEHVSESELAYIRESDLALTEKVENTVKRSLGWIDSFIRAKKVAILDTNLQVFKSRNIWGICIAYFLMVSVLYGLLTWIPSYLVKEKGFSFMKMGLVAAAPWIGGFIGSIVGGWLSDKVFLKRRKPTMIITTLSTAIMMAVLINIPNDPNAVAFALFMTGFLINVGWPAFTAYPMGMSSGSTYPVAISLVNTGGNLGGFFSPMIAGLLLDQFNSFTNVFIYFGLAAALAFVILLTLDEPVNEA; from the coding sequence ATGTCTGAAATTTCAAATGATTCGAAAATAAATACGGCTGCTCAAACGGTGCAATTAAAAACGCATTTTCGCTGGGTTATCATGGGGATCATTTTTGTGACCTATGCGATAAATTATATGGATCGGACGAATATCGGTGTTGTACTCCCTTTTATTTCAGAAGACTTTGGTTTAAGTAATTTTGAAGCTGGTGCGCTGGCAAGTACGTTCTTCTTAGGATACGCTGCATCGCAGATTCCAGCGGGATTTTTCTTCAGTAAATTTGGAACACGAGGCTTGGTTTCGTTGTCTATTTTAGGATTTTCTTTGTGCACATATCTCATCGGGACGGCTTCTTCACCATTTATGATTAAAGTCTATCGGTTTTTGTTAGGGGTCAGCGAAGGCCCTACGCCAGTTGGTTGTGTATCAACAATTAACAATTGGTTTCCCGCAAAGGAAAAGGGAACAGCAACAGGCCTTTACATTGCCTCAACGATGTTTGCGCCAATTCTTGTGCCGCCGCTCGTAGTTTGGATCGCACTAGAGTATGGTTGGAGAAGTGTTTTTTTCTGGTTTGCAATACCGGGGCTTGTCATGGCGGTGATTTGGTATCTTTTTGTAAAATCTAGCCCAGAAAAAAGTGAGCATGTATCAGAAAGCGAGTTAGCATATATTCGCGAGTCAGATCTTGCACTTACTGAAAAAGTTGAAAATACAGTAAAAAGAAGCCTTGGCTGGATTGATTCTTTTATTCGGGCAAAAAAAGTGGCGATTTTGGATACCAATCTGCAGGTATTTAAGTCGCGAAATATATGGGGCATATGCATTGCGTATTTTTTAATGGTAAGTGTTCTTTATGGATTATTAACGTGGATTCCATCTTATTTAGTAAAAGAGAAAGGTTTCTCCTTCATGAAAATGGGGCTGGTTGCCGCTGCGCCCTGGATCGGTGGATTTATTGGATCGATTGTGGGTGGCTGGCTTTCTGATAAGGTTTTTCTGAAACGGCGTAAACCGACGATGATCATCACGACCTTATCAACGGCGATTATGATGGCTGTGTTAATTAATATTCCCAATGATCCGAATGCAGTAGCATTTGCCTTATTTATGACAGGTTTTTTAATTAATGTCGGTTGGCCTGCTTTTACGGCTTATCCGATGGGAATGTCATCAGGCAGCACATATCCTGTTGCCATTTCACTGGTCAATACAGGCGGCAATTTAGGTGGTTTCTTTTCACCCATGATCGCGGGATT